The Lytechinus variegatus isolate NC3 chromosome 1, Lvar_3.0, whole genome shotgun sequence nucleotide sequence attaaaggacAAAAGAGATTTTATTAGAGGCAGTCAATCATCATCTTGTGTGACACCAAAGAAAACATTGGTTTTAGATAATCTTCCTATCAAGGCGAATACGCCCAGGGCAACGTCAGAGAGTGCTGAAGTGTCACAGGATGTTATTAGTGAAATTATGGACTTCTTCAAGTCTCCTTTGCCAAAGCTGTTGACAAGTCCAATGCCGATTCTATCACCAAAGGGCAGACTTCGGACTGCCCATGGTAAACCAGTGACAAGAAGTTCATTTCCAAAGTCAAGTGGTGCTGGAATGACTACCTCATCAGCAATAGCAGGAGACAAAAGTGCATCAATAAGACCAAGTGGCATTAGATCTTTTGAGTCAACAGATTTTGTATCCAAAAAGAGCAGTGCTTCTCAGAGCCATTCTTCAAATTGTAACGTGTTGACTGAGAATAGGACTAAAATAAACCAAGGTTCAAGCAGGAGTCCAACAGATAGCACCTCGTATACAAGCAAACAACCTCATGGTGTTCAGGAAACAGATGCAGGGATACATTCAGATGAACAATCGTTTAATACAGATGAAGAGGAAGATATTCTCCTTTTGACAGCTAGCAGCAATGAAGAGTCAATGACATCACCAAAGCAATCAGTGGCAAAGGCATCCGATTTGTCACAGAATCAAAAGACTCCAACTCAATCGAGCAATGCTGCTCAAGCTTATGATAGAGTTTCAAGAACACCTGGCATCAGCTCACCTTTTAGTCATATGAGTGTCAATTCTGCTGAAAAACATCAACCAAACCCAAGACATTCTAGAGAGAAAGGCATTCGGGATAAACTGTCACATCCCCCTAAGACTCTGGTATTTAGTGAAAGTAAATCTCTAGATGGTTTAGATAGAAATCTAGGTACGGAATTACTGGTTCTCTCtagtgatgatgaggaggaggatgactATGATAATGGAATGCATTCCAAAATAGAACAGAGAGCGGGTAAACCAGAAATGGGTAATCTAGTAAGTTGCAAGAAACCTCCACAGAACATATACCCCAAATCTGCTTCCCAAGTAGATGCCATGGAGAATCACACTGATGCTAAAAACAGAATAGAATCCAAACATGTTGGAAATCATGCCTTTGATTCAGTCGAGGAGTTATCCTTCATTACAGGAAAGGTGACCAACATTCCTGCATGTAAGAAGATCAGTCAGTTTGAAGAGACATACATTGTAAGAGACGGTGCGAAAAAGTCTTCCATACCTCATAAAAATTCTCCATCAAGGAACAAGACTGATAGAGACAGACAGTGGTTGAAAGAAAGGGCTCAGAGATCAAGATCTCCAGGAGAGTTCAAGTTACctgaaagaaggaaagaagggaccaaatcaaatgaactagaAGATAAGAATTCAAGAAGTCATAGAGTAAAGGATGGTAATACTTGTTCAACCAGGATGGACTCTaccaagaaaatatacataacgCATTCTGCTATACCTATGAAGATAAAAGATTCTTCTCACAGACACGAGGAAGATTCTGCAgactttcaaaaatataaaatgcaaaatggTGTCACATATTTGGCCAAAGATAGACAATTCAACAGTCACATGGCTAAGGGGAAGCACCAACGTCATCACTCAGACATTTCAACAGAGAGAAGTGATGCCACATTCACAATTAATTGTGGATGGACAAAGGTTATCCCAACTACAAGTAGAAAGGAAATTTCTCACAGATCTCAACCTCAAGTTACAAGAGATATCCCAAGTGCTCTAACAGAGGAAAACCGAAGCTGTAGGACACCTAAGGCTAAATACAGTTCAGTATCAAAGAACAGCATTGTGACCTGTGATAAATCGGAAGATAACTACAGATCAAATCCCATATCTAAACCTACTTGGGTAAACGACAGATCAAGCCACATTGATGTTCAACCAATATCTTCAAGGCCTCCAAAACTTGAGGATAGGGATTCATGTAGCACAAAAGCCACTAAATACCTTGCCAGAGATGTGTCTTTCCTATCATCCACCAGGATAGATGAAGATGAAGCAGGAAATAAGGATATCAGATTGAGTAGGAAGAATCATGAAGAGAAGAGGGTTCCCCAGACTCAGAAAGAAATCATCCAGGGTAAGTTATCAATAAGATATTGAAGTTGGTCTTGGGGTTGGTTGGATGTTTCAAAAGAGTTAAGCTTAACTTTGGCGTGTATCCAGATAAATCCATTATGAGAAATGCTCATGCTCTGTCATTTAAAGACTTTTCTTTCAACAACTTTTGATAACAAATTTGCGACGTCTGTGTTCGCAGTTCTTACGTTGCGTaacgttatgtaagtgcatgtcagaccataATTGccataaaaaaagtattttatgtACAAGTCCTGATTCTAGCCAAAACTGTTATTCTGCTGGATTCTTGTTTAGTTAAAATGATTAGAATAAACAAATTTTGTGTTgtttaagatattatttttgtcaacaattttctttgaaaaaaacaatgaaaaacacaaagtaaaaataaacaagaaatgcATACCGGTAACAAATCTTTGATTTTTGCCGCTATTCTCTTGTATGCACATTCAATAAGGATCCTAaagagagttttttttttgtttttttttaagatggcATTTTAGGAGCTTTATTTAAAGTTTACTGCTGAATTTTAATTTCATGCATGAATTAGCACACTACAGTAATGCAGCATGAATACTAtggctttagcagagcagctgttatGTGCACTGCATTTCAACGAATAAGTTTATTTGATAGTATCTCTGATGTTACTCTCCAGATAAATCCCTCGAGGCAAAGACAGTGACTCCATCAAAGCGTAGAAGACCAACCTCAGATAGAACTAATAGCCAGGAATCACCTGCAAAGAAACAAGTCAGTACAAGGATATCTCCTCGAAGAGAAAGAATATCTTCTGATAGAATTAATAAACAGGATTCACTCACAAGTAGACAAATCAGTACAAGGATATCTCCTCGAAGAGAAAGAACGTCTTCTGATAGAACTTATAGACAGGATCCACCCACAAATAGACAAGTCAGTACAAAGATATCTCCTCAAAGAGAAAGAATATTTCTGGACAGAGCTTGTAGAAGAAGAATAGCAGATAGAAGTGGTAATGACAGAGACCAGAGTGATGATAGTGTATCTTCCTTTTCAGTATCTTCTATGTGTGAAGGGCCTGATGTATGTACCAAGAAGATATGCTTCAGATGTGCAATGAAGGATTGAGGGTGATTGTATTTTCAGAATGTACTGATGTATTTTAACCATCATGTTTTTAATGTGACCTCACACATCATATTAAAGTGGAGTGAGCTTCTTTACAGGCATTAGATGCCTGAAAAAAATTCAGTGATAAATGTCTAGGAACTTAATTTCACAGATTTTTCATCTTGGGACCAACGTGATTAAATATCCCTTTGAATAATCGCATGTGCTATGATTCTAATGATATATCTTCAAGAATGTTCAAGGGAGCATTTTATGATacaatgattttcactgactatttgTTAAGTTGTTGAAGTCTAGGGCCCGTACTCTGAACTCTgatttaacttagaccatggtctaactctctgctaaaattatggaaagccaaaagtattaaaacttttattaagttgtttgtttcttatgtttactgtgctcttttatgattcatcgatggtgaagacaataatctattaATACTTCCTAAACAAttgagaatgatttgagagccacaTGAGCTGAAATATGGAATCTCTACTGTTAGGGATTTATGGAACAATTGGCAATCCATACTTACACCACAACTGTatacctgagtttaagttaaacccgaattcagaatacaggcccatGTCTTTCCTTGGTGTATACCAAATTTGTCAATTAAAAATCACATGATGATTGATAAAACACTCCATTGTAATGCAGAACCTTACAAGGTGGAAGGGATACCCTgtgtatattgaaaatatgtgtttttttttatcaaaatggacTGCAAATAAGAAACAAATTCAAGCTTAAAAAGACattgtgaaattattaaagAAAGTAGGATTCCCCATACAAAATGGTTTGTAAGactttgagagagagagagagagagtaaagaAGTTTGTTATGGCTACCTGTCCCCCTCGTATGATGCAACTATTTAGGCTTTGCAATCAGggtaattttgaaattaaaataagatTTCTTATTAAAGGGTAAGTCCACCCATAACAAAAAgtgtatttgaataaatagagaaaagtaAACAAGCAATTTGCTGAAATTTGAATTGATattggatgtagaataagaTATATTTTAAAGTGTCACTTATTTTCACAGaatagttatacatgtatgctcagcATGGGTGATAAGTgaatgagagagtcgataatGTCACTCAtctatatgaaatatggaatatctAAATTTCTGctgattttatatcaaataatcAGAAGAGGTTGCAACAATAGAATTCCCTCATATGCAATGAGGAATCAAACCTCTTTTCACATTTCTTATTTCATGCTCGACTTTGATGAAAGTTTTAGtgccttctttttttccctatttttctccttcaatCCAAATCTACCTTTAGTTGGGGATTGCTTTCATTTTAATGAACAATGTAGTGTATTAGAGTGATGCAATATGTAATTGAGTTTATGTTATCCTTTAGAAGCTATACTTTTTAGGGAAGTGTCCTGAATTGAAGTTTGACTCCTCCGTATAGGAagtcttttttattattatgggtaataaaattataatgaaatagaaTGTCTAATATTTTCCACTGTAGAGAATATAAGTGAATCTGTTCATCAGATAATGGGTTGTATCTCAGGTGAATTGCCACTTGGCTTATCCCTCATAGTCTTATAATCCCAGTTCATCTACAGCCAGTAAGTTTACTGAAACCATTTGATCTAATTGAAATTTAGCCTATACTTTGACTGATTTCCAGTTAAAGGTGCTGTGCATCTTTTCATATTGCCTTTTCAACATTCCttatcatattcattattgatgaaaaatgtgaaaactgCATTGGGGATTCCTGTGGGAAATATGCAGTTCTTAATTTTGACGGGGTGCCTTATGCTTGCGACGGtgttaaatgaaattttgtaaaaCTAATTGTAAATGTAATTATTGTATGTGTGTGATAAACCCAGCAAGAAATTTTGAATACTGTAATCTCAAAGGTTTGCTGCACTGTATCTATCAAAAGTGTCATGTTCTTAACATAATCAATTcattatttatcaaattttaatttaatctGATCCTGGCCACTtctttagggggggggggccacttacattgacgagtggatacatgcgcgacccaaaaaaacacgtaaaaaggatctttttcacgatagggcacgttacgtacgtaacgtgataagggtgtcaaaaacacaaaataatgaaaaaagggtatcaatttcgctaggaaaatttcGTGTTAAGGGTCGAATTTGCAgagataataaaacaaaattaaaatgttttataaaggatgtcctttttgccccaacacttcgtgtttagagtccgatttgcgcgaggtgtagaaggtggggttgtactaaaccaaataaggtaaagccgacgaccgaaggacccgtaacaataaaacattcctgtacttgtttaggggttcatttcagggaacatttgccaagagtatcgttttgtttccaatacttgttaagggtagggtttcacacgcgaatacttgttaaggggtgcattttaagaatatggaaattacatgtttagggttattttcgagaccccattgtcgcgcatggtatcccctcttgaatggaagtgccccccccccctcccgggaGAACATCCCTATTGCTCATTGGTAGGGCACAATGCTTTCAATTGTTCATAGATGCATAATCATTCCATCTACACCAATTATGAAAAACAATATACCTCCACCAACTCTGACAGCTGATAAGCTTGCAtatcagacagttaccatagtaacagtgctactaatccaatcaaaatcaagcaaATTTTAATGGAACATTCCTAAGGTTTAAAAGTGAATCCATTCTCTGTTAAAGACCGGTAGAAAAATCATTTGACAAGATTAGATATACTttgttgtaaatgtaaatgactTCTTTATGTGGAAATTTGTATCAGTGTGGGTGAAAGAAATTACAGTACTATACAAACATGTATTGCAAGCAAAGCTACCTTATTAGAACATGTTTTATATAGTCAAATCATTCACTACAAGGccttcaattaatttttttgacgTAATACTAAATGATTAGGGTCAGTctgtattacatttttgttaGGAATGATATGAAAGAGCACAGATCTATTTTCATATAAAGATTGATGGTTCATCAAGCACAAGTGCCTTCTTTTAACAATATATGGACTGTATTCTACTACACTGTTTGCAAGTTTGCCGGCAGGTTTCTCTAGGGTCGGATGGGTTACAGcaaacaaatgtttttttcagGCCTAACCGtgttcaagtttgatttttaatgtttttagtATTGAACAGTCCTATTGCATGTATTTATACTTTTTAGAAAATATGTGTTATTAATTAAAATCCATGACCAATATTCTGTTTGACAAGTCGATATTATGTGTGTATACTGGTGGATTAAaatgaggagagagagaaaaaaatgaataaggtAAGAGGTAACATGATAGATGAGAAGCAAGAACAGAGAGGGAAAGCATTAGAGGGAAGAGAAAGGTTGAATACAGTGAGATAACGTCTAGCAGAAGAGAAGCAGAAAGACGGGGATAACATGGGATGGAAAAGAAATACAAAGATATGGGAAGAAAGGGGCaataataaatgtaaatttatattgcgcaatttctatttggatatactcaactgcacattacaatacatacatgtaacagatAAGCAGAAAAACAACAGGATATgcaaaaattttaaaagtaaatttaaGTTCGCTAAAtcaattgaagaaaaataagtaaagattaattatttctacaaaatacataaaaagtgatttattaaaaactcATGAAAGAGGTGggatttcagtttggttttaaataagttGACATAGGATGCATTTCTTATTGAGGAAGGGAGACTATTCCAGAGAATGACAGAGAGGAATAAGATGAATTACTTTTCTTACAAAGGAAAGGATATGAATACATAGATGAATGGAAAGAGTAAGTGTGATATTGGCTCCCTCATTAGCAAATTGCCAATGATGTGCATAATAATGTgttgaaatgttatgttctcatttatttttgttgaagTTTTAGTGTGCTTTTTTGATGGAGGTGTGTAAAAGGACcagatatgtttttttatgggggggggggtgctggtGAGATATAGGGAGAAtatgaacatttatttaaaatgtggGATAGTTTTTTAAAATGGAAGAGGGAAGGGAGCTCTTCCTAAAAGACAATGTAAACACGCAATAAATGCAGGCACTGATTCTTACgatatacatttaaaagtaaATTTTTATTCCACAGTCTTTTCTAAAGAACATtatgagtacatgtacatatcaaattttcatagcaattactttaattttgcacagaattgtgtgtgtgaaaaaaattaagagtGCCTTTCTTAGACAACACAATGTTCAAATTGCAGGAGATTCCGTTAAAAACACATCTTTATACATACaaatttgattcaaattaatatcTATCTGCAAAACATTAATGAGTTTGAAGATGCTTCTTTTGTTCAATTTGCCACAAATCAACCTATGAGTTAGgataatgaatatacatgtaggtccccAATTGAGAACCATGtttgcacattaaaaaaaaaactgttcataTAAGATTAGGTGAAAATGATGGTACACTGTTCACCAGCATAAACCCAGTCAATTGTACTGTAGGATTCACTTCATTTAGGTGTatgaaacaaaaacatgatGCAAAATACTTAGATTTACAGTAACATTAgataaatgtcaaatttcattagATAATAGGTAGCAATGTACACCTAGAACAAATGATTCATTTCCGTCTCCCTTGTCTTCAACCAAAACAGGTCTATTACTACCGTACTCACCAGGGATTTAGTCAAGGCCGGCCTTGGCCCCAGACCGAGTCACATGTACAAAGTCTATTGAAGATGGTCTTCTCCAGCAACCTTGAGACTTGGAGTTACCAGCCTTGACTACATCCCTGTCACACCTCTTCAGATTATTTATCCTAATTGCACAGTATTTCATATATGATAAATCCTACTTCATTGCCTTACATTACTCAAAGTGACATTGTTTTCAGTCATGATCTGATCATATACAGTACACTGAAGTGCAATGAATTCATTAACCAAAATGGTTGACGAGGGGGCCCATTCATCAGGAAAAGCCTAGCTTACTCTCTAATCAGTTTACAGTATTCTTTATTTCCTCCATTTATGAAAAATTGCTTCTATATGTcttgaaatcaaataaatgattacaaatgaaatacaaataaagaGTGTATATGTCAATCAAATATGAAAGTTTAACTAATTTTTCGGaatgtatccccccccccttttaaatTGAACCATAGCCAAAAAGAACAGTGTGCTTCATCATTAGAATAGCACCATGCAACTTCTGATCAGCATCAATTAAGCCAATTTGAAACCATGTTGTAAACACTTTATATCTATTATTATCTTAGGAGTACATGAGACGTCTTTACATATAATACCAAGATTCATATGTCACCATTATACAATGTACAAGTCATGCACTGGTATCAAAGAGGCAATGATATACAAGGCATTTATGAACAGAATGTTGTGCAAGTGAATGTGATTTGAAGTGATATCCaataataggtggtttcagaccgcctcgaagttcgccagttccaggtattctctgatcgggaaatttaccccgatcagaaaataccaggtattttggtaatgtgaaagcaaactacgcgtaatttccccgaaagaaaatacccgctaaatagtaggtacttggcgaaattacgagaactttcgtggggatttttccaaggtcgcaggtattttggcgatgtgaaagcaaattacgggaacttttatcccagcgtgtcgttgggcgcggcggcgtgggtggctgctgggcaagtgattttgaatctcccgccttgcctgcttatcagaccacactgcgcatgctcgtaactttgggaacttatcccgaaggatgtgtttcggggcggtgtgaatgcaggaataattaacgggtattttttagccttaaaaagttctcgtaatttaacggggattcttgtgatcgaggcggtttgaaaccgcctattgaTCACAGCAATAAATTTACCAATCAAAT carries:
- the LOC121408708 gene encoding uncharacterized protein LOC121408708; the protein is MAASMKSKFCDRLEVQDRFRINLESIINKYDKPFEDSPILDLDNMSSDSDFLKSCSPFTPFGRTPLATDLQKGKKRKGGVSGDSALGSTLSPSKSNESSDEELAGNIYLENYDFTHENSDHLGAFIRYRHHSMLNKPEIAGLKRAGREYGDSQDSDDDLGSVCSGPTVAPFTEENCQEMILSDHADMIDEDRIETVSDGGLQEQSPKDKVKSWLSDDAFMNTSHQSNMDDASDVSFSELDESSQESELQSTQSDDETSQDDKGKSLLEIKERFVRKVQSMLVEGNNESEDISSSADENVVFVQGVAVGRTERQSHAASRNVHVNGDERGRSDLRDQCKTDGSTSRRLFKAPLSSTICHEDSSHRGNLDFSTAKPVTLRDETTIIAGHIDDGILSLSRCEDEDRVGPDESKFGRCFELLHSPAGKMEWTPHQRNSSTKKSLPFSFQQLKDKRDFIRGSQSSSCVTPKKTLVLDNLPIKANTPRATSESAEVSQDVISEIMDFFKSPLPKLLTSPMPILSPKGRLRTAHGKPVTRSSFPKSSGAGMTTSSAIAGDKSASIRPSGIRSFESTDFVSKKSSASQSHSSNCNVLTENRTKINQGSSRSPTDSTSYTSKQPHGVQETDAGIHSDEQSFNTDEEEDILLLTASSNEESMTSPKQSVAKASDLSQNQKTPTQSSNAAQAYDRVSRTPGISSPFSHMSVNSAEKHQPNPRHSREKGIRDKLSHPPKTLVFSESKSLDGLDRNLGTELLVLSSDDEEEDDYDNGMHSKIEQRAGKPEMGNLVSCKKPPQNIYPKSASQVDAMENHTDAKNRIESKHVGNHAFDSVEELSFITGKVTNIPACKKISQFEETYIVRDGAKKSSIPHKNSPSRNKTDRDRQWLKERAQRSRSPGEFKLPERRKEGTKSNELEDKNSRSHRVKDGNTCSTRMDSTKKIYITHSAIPMKIKDSSHRHEEDSADFQKYKMQNGVTYLAKDRQFNSHMAKGKHQRHHSDISTERSDATFTINCGWTKVIPTTSRKEISHRSQPQVTRDIPSALTEENRSCRTPKAKYSSVSKNSIVTCDKSEDNYRSNPISKPTWVNDRSSHIDVQPISSRPPKLEDRDSCSTKATKYLARDVSFLSSTRIDEDEAGNKDIRLSRKNHEEKRVPQTQKEIIQDKSLEAKTVTPSKRRRPTSDRTNSQESPAKKQVSTRISPRRERISSDRINKQDSLTSRQISTRISPRRERTSSDRTYRQDPPTNRQVSTKISPQRERIFLDRACRRRIADRSGNDRDQSDDSVSSFSVSSMCEGPDVCTKKICFRCAMKD